Genomic DNA from Haloplanus sp. HW8-1:
CGACGGCGTCGGCGTCGATGAGATGAAAGTGCGCCGCGTGGCGGGCACCGGCGTTCCCCTCCGTGGGGACGATATCGACACCGACCAGATCATCCCGGCCCGCTTCCTGAAGACGACGACCTGGGAGGGCCTCGACGAGTACGCGTTCTACGACGCGCGGCGCGACGACGAGGGCGAACTCAACGACCACCCCTTCAACGAGTACCGGGGGGCGAACCTGCTCGTCGTCAACGACAACTTCGGCTGTGGATCCTCCCGGGAGCACGCCCCGCGGGCGCTCGCCCGTTGGGGGGTCGAGGCCATCGTCGGCGAGTCGTTCGCGGAGATCTTCGCCGACAACTGCAAGTCGCTCGGCATCCCGGCGGCGACGACGGACGCGGAGACGGTCACGGAGTTACAGGACTTCATCGAGGAGAACCCCAAGGCGGGCATCGAACTCGACGTCGTCGACGAGACGGTTACCTACGACGGCACGACCGTCGACGTCGACATCCCCGAGGCGATGCGCGGGGCGCTGGTGCAGGGGATCTGGGATACGGTCGCCCTGCTCCGGTCGAACATGGATGCCGTCGACACGACGGCGGCCGACCTGCCGTACGTCGACTCCCGATGACCGAGACCATCGCCGTGATCCCGGGGGACGGGATCGGTCAGGAGGTCGTCCCCGCGGCCCTGCGGGTGCTCGACGCGGTGGCGGACTTCGAGTACGTCCACGTCGAGGCGGGCGACGCGGTCGCCGCGGAGCGGGGGACGCCCCTGCCCGAGGAGACGCGCGCCGCCGTCACGGACGCCGACGCGACGCTGTTCGGCGCGACCGGCGAGACCTCGGCGGACGTGATCCTTCCGCTCCGGGAGGCGGTCGACTCCTTCGTCAACGTGCGCCCGGCGCGGACCTATCCGGGCGTCGACGCCGTCCAACCGGCGACGGATCTGGTGATCCTGCGGGAGAACACCGAGGGCGTGTACGCGGGCATCGAGAATCGCCTCTCCGAGGACGTCTCGACGCTGACACGGCTGGTGACACGGACCGCGTCCCGACGGCTCGCCCAGTTCGCCTGTGACTACGTCACGGGCAGCGACGCCGACGGCATCACCGTCGCTCACAAGAACAACGTGATGCGCGTCACCGACGGGGTGTTCGTCGACACCGTCCGGGAGGTGGCGGCCGACCGCGGCGTCGACGTCGACGACGAGTACATGGACGCGATGGCGACCCACCTCGCGATGGACCCGGAAGAGTACGACGTGATCGTCTGTCCGAACCTGGCGGGCGATATGCTCTCGGATCTGGCTGCGGGGCTGGTCGGCGGCCTCGGCCTGCTCCCGAGCGCGAACGTCGGCTCGGAGCGGGGCATCTTCGAACCGGTCCACGGCTGTGCGCCGGACATCGCGGGCGAGGGAATCGCCAACCCCACGGCGACCATCCTCTCGGCCGCGATGCTCCTCGAGTTCCTCGACCGCGACGGGGCGGCGGCCGACGTACGGGCCGCCGTCGAAGCGACGCTCGCGGACGGCCCGCGAACGCCGGACCTCGGCGGGACGGCTACCACGGAGACGGTCGCTGCGGCGGTCGTCGACCGGCTTCCCGAAGATTAAGAGGCTGCGAACCCTTTCTCGACGTATGCCACAGATCCACCTCGACGACGAGACCGTCGCCCGACTCGACAGCCTCCGGCAGGAAGACGAGGAGTACGACGAAATCGTCACCGAACTCATCAACATCTACGAGGCCGAAGAACTCACGCTGTTTCACAGCGGTGACGAGGTTTAGTTCTCGTCGCGGTAGGCGTCGCGCACGTCCGCCCACTTGTCCTGTTTTTCGAGGCGGCGCTGTAACTGTGTAGCGTACTCGTCGACGAGTCGCTCGGCGGCGTCGAGTCGCTGCTGTTCGTCGTCGTCGCCGAACCCCAGGGCGCCGCGGACGGCGTCGAGGACACCGCTGCCGCCGTTTTTTTCCGGGCCGCCGCCGGGTCCCATCCCTTGCTGTACCTTCTCCAGTTCGGGCATCATCTGTGGCAGGTTCTCGGTGTCGGGGACGATCCGTGCCCGCTCCGGGTCCTCCGGATGTTCGATCTCGAACTCGACTGCGGTCATGATCAACCCCCACTCCTGGTTCGTGAACTCCGAGGCCTGGACGCGCCCGTTGAACTCCTGGTCGACGGCCATCCGGTCCCTGACGATCCTGTCGGTCCAGTTCGACATACTGTGGGGTACGATGAGACGACGTATCAGGGTTTCCCACGCCGTCGCGCGTACGAGGCCCGGATTATCCGCATAACTTACGCGTGGGACGGGGATACCGCATCCCCCGGATACCCCGATTTCCGGGGACCGAGGACGCGACGACCGTCTCGGGACGGCACGAGCAAAACCGACGGACGGGAGCGGGATGGTCGGTGCTCCCGAGCAAGAAAGCTTATATACACCGACTCCGCCAGGGACGGCTACACAGATGCTCGACACACTGTATCGCGCTGGCGTGTTCGCCGTCTACCAGGCAATACTCGTTGCCGGCCTCCTGTTGATGCCGCTGGCCCTGCTGGCCGGACGGCTGGGGGTCTCAGTCCCTCTCGGTGACCTGGTGGCGGTGGCAGGACGTGCCTACGAAGACGCCGGGTGAGCGTCGGGAAGGGTTGCATTTATCAGCGCGCCCCCGCAAGGGCAGGTGATGCGTACCCCGACGAATCAGGATTTCTCACGGACACAGGAGCGTCTCGACGGTGGCGACCGGCCGGTGTTTGGCCCGGAGATCGGCGAGTTCACGAACACCGACGAGCGCCTCGCCGCGGCCGACGACGAGGACAAGGAGATGAAAACCGGCACGACGACCGTCGGCCTCTCGACGGAACACGGCGTCGTGATGGCGACCGACATGCGCGCGAGCGCGGGTCGGATGGTCTCCAGCAAGGACGTCCAGAAGGTCGAACAGATCCACCCCAACGCGGCGCTCACCATCGCGGGATCGGTGTCGGCTGCCCAGTCGCTTATCCGCTCGCTTCGCTCCGAGACGAGCCTCTACGAGACCCGGCGCGGGAAGGACATGAGCATGGAAGCGCTGTCGACGCTCACGAGTAACTTCCTGCGTTCGGGTGCGTTCTTCATCGTCTCGCCCCTCCTCGGCGGCGTCGACGAGGACGGCACACACGTCTACAGCCTCGATCCGCTCGGCGGGATGATGGAGGAGGACTACGCTGTTTCCGGGTCCGGCAGCCAGTACGCCCTCGGTGTCCTCGAACAGGAGTACGACGAGGGGCTCTCGGTCGAGGAGGCGAAGTCCGTCGCCGCTCACGCCATCCAGAGCGCGGTGGAGCGCGACCTGGCCTCCGGCAACGGCATCAACGTCGCCGTCGTCACCGACGAGGGCGTCGAGATCACGAAACACAAGGACTTCGAGTCGCTGCTGTAAGCGGCCGTCAGTCTAGGCCGCGTCTCCCGTCCGTCCGGTGGTTCAGGATTCCGATTCCGTTTCGTCCAGCCAGTCGACGAAGGACCCATCGAGCAGCGTCTCCGTCTGGTTCGTCACGTAGGACCGCTGCATCGCGGGGATGGCCGTCTCCAGTGACTCACCATCGTCGACGCGGGCACGCACCCGGTCCCGTTTCCAGCGCGCGGGTGTGATACCCCGCTCGACCCGTTCCCGTAGGGGTGCGACGTAGGACTCGGCGGTTTCGGTCGAACAGCCCGCTGACCGAAGCCCCTCGACCGCGTGAGAGAGGAGGTCGTCGTAAACGACGGCGGGGTCGGTCGTCTCCTGGCCGTCGTTGGTGATCCAGCGTTGCTCGCTCGCGGCCCCGTAGCGCGCTGCACGGTAGAAGTTCTCCTCGGCGACCGCCCAGTCTTGAGCGATGACCGGGTGTTCGTGCCGCGGGAGGCTCTCCATCAGGCCGGCGAAGGTCGCCAGGAAGGCGATGGAGTCACTGACGGTCGGCTGGGCGGCGATGGGACGGAACTCGATGCGGGCGTTGGCCGAGGACCGATCGGCGCCGTCGAACACCGGCCGCACCCACCGCCAGAACGTCCCGTGTTTTCGGCGGAGCGTCGCGAACTTGTCGTCGAACCGATCGCCACCCTCGACGGGCATTGGGACGACCGTGGGGTCGTTGGCGACGCGGTCGACGGCCTCCTCGACGGTGTCCAGATCCCGGGGAAAGCGCACCTTCTCCGCGTCGTCGGTGTTGAGGACGGCCTCGAAGACGTGGACACGGTTCTCCGCCCGGGCGTCCGCGACGACCGTGGCCGGATCGACACCCTCGTCGTAGAGGTCCGGTGGGAAAAACGGAGAGTTGGCTCCGAGGGCCAACAGCGGTCCGGCGACCCGCAGGGCGTAGTTGTGGTAGGTCGGCAGGTCGGAGGCGTGGGGCACCTGATAGTGGGGCTGGATCGACGTGATGAGGCTCTCGGGCATCACGGTGTCGGCTTCGAGGGTGACGTGTGGCGCGTCGATCGCAAACGGCGTCGGCGCGTTCGGCCCGTTGGCCATGGCGTGATACCGCACGGCGTCGGTCATGTTCGTCGCGATGCGTACCCCTCCATCGGAGATACTGTCGGTCAGATATCGCCCCGCCGTCTCGCCCGACGGCGGGATGGTCCAGATACCGTCGCTGACGAGGCGCATCCCCTCGATCCGTGTCGTCTGCAGCGCCGAGGAGAGATGCGAGCGGACACCTGCCGCCTGTGCCCTGAGTCCCTCGGTGTTCAGCGGCTGGGGACTGGTCGTCAACTCGGCGTTGTGCAGGCCGAGTTCCTTCTCGAAGCGGATTAGTTCGAGCAGTCGGCGCGGGACGCGGACGAGTTCCGACCCCGCGTCGTCGTTGTCGCCGTCCCGTCGCCACCGGCCGTCGGCGACGGCGTAGAACTCGTACTCCAGCCCGACGATGGAGCGGTGGTTGTCGAACGTCCCGTCTTTGAGTTCGGCCTTGACCACCTCCGCGTCCGCCTGTGCCTGCGCGCGAAACTCCGAGACGTCCACGTCGAGTACGTCCCGCACTCGCGCCGCCAGGTCACCGTTCATACCCTCCCCTGCACGACACATCTCCTTGAATCCCGTGACTCCAAGGGGCGAACCCGTCGGGCTTAACCACCCCGGGGACGGATCCCGAACCGATGGACTTCGCCGACTTCGCGGACCGCGTCGACGACATCGAGACCGAACCGGCGGACCTCGAGGTCACGTCGCTGGTCGCGGCGCTGCTCGACGAGGCAGGGACGGATCTCCCCGTCGTCGTCCGACTCCTGCTCGGCCGGATCGTCCCCGCTTGGGACTCGACGACCCTCGACGTGGGACCGAGCCGCTGTCACGAGGCGCTTGCCCGCGCTGCCGGGCCGAACGTCACTGCCGACGACGTGGCCGAGGCGCTGGCCGAGGCGGGAGAGATCGGTGCCGTCGCCGAATCGCTCGATACGGGTGGCCAGCGTGGCCTCGCCGCGTTCGGCGAAACGGATCCCGACCCGCTCACCGTCGTCGAGGTGCACGACCGCCTCCGCTCGCTGGCCGCGGCCCACGGCTCGGGGAGCCAGGACCGCAAGGTCGACGCGCTGTTCGGGTTGTTCAACCGTGCCGACCCGGTCCCAGCCCGGTATCTGGCACGGCTCGTTCTCTCCGAGATGCGGATCGGCGTCGGCGAGGGGACCGTCAGGGACGCCATCGCCGAGGCGTTCGACGTCCCCGTCGACGCCGTCGAGCGGGCGCTCCAGGTGACGAACGACTACGGGGCGGTGGCGGTCCGCGCCCGCGACGAGGGGCGACCGGGCCTCGACGCGGTCGACCTCTCGGTCGGCCGACCGGTGCGTGCCATGCTCGCACAGGCGGGGACGGCCGCCGACGCCGTCGAGGCTTGGGACGCCGTCGCCGTCGAGACCAAATACGACGGCGCGCGGGTGCAGGTCCACCACGACCCCGGCGGCGAGACGGCCGTCTACTCCCGGAACATGGCCGACGTGACCGACGCTCTCCCCGAAATCGTCGAGTTCGTCGCGGACGCGGTGGACGTGCCAGCCATCATCGACGGCGAGGCCCTCGCCGTCGACGTGTCGGGCGATCCGCTCCCCTTCCAGGAGGTACTCCGCCGGTTTCGGCGCAAACACGACGTGGCGCGGATGCGCGAGGAGGTGGCCGTCGAACTGCGCGCGTTCGACTGCCTGCACGTCGACGGGACGGACCTACTCGACGCGCCCCTCCACGAGCGGCGCGAGCGCCTGGAGGAGACGCTTCCGAGCGCCGTCTCGCCGCTCTCGGTCACCGACGATCCCGACGAGATCGCTGACCGCGAGGCCGACGCACTCGACGCCGGCCACGAGGGCGTCATGCTCAAGAACCCGGACGCGACGTACACGCCGGGCAAGCGGGGGCGGAACTGGCTGAAGCGAAAGCCCGACGTGGAGACGCTGGATCTGGTGGTCACGGGTGCGGAGTGGGGTGAGGGCCGCCGGGCGAACCACCTCGGAACCTTCCTGCTGTCGGCGCGCGACGACCGGGCGGGCGGCGACGACTTCGCGACCATCGGCAAGGTCGCGACGGGCATCTCGGACGAACGGCTGGCCGACCTGAGCGAGCGTCTGGAGCCGCTGATCCGCCGGCAGGACGGGACGGAGGTGAGTCTCACTCCGTCGGTCGTCTTCGAGGTGGGATACGAGGAGATCCAGGCGTCGCCCACGTACGGCTCGGGGTACGCGCTCCGGTTCCCGCGGTTCGTCGCCGTCCGTGAGGACAAGGGGCCCGAGGACGCCGACGCGCTGAGCCGGATCGAGCGGTTGGTGGCGGACTGACGACCCCTCGTTTTTGACCCGTCCGGGCGTAGAACGCCCATGACCATCAGGCACCGCGACCTCCGCGTGCGCTGGCTCGGCTATGCGACCGCCCGCGTCGCCGACGGCGAGACGACCGTCTACACCGACCCCGGTCGGTACGGCGTGTTGACCGGCGACTGGGAACCGCCCACGGGGCTCGACACGCGCCACCCCGCCGGCCCCGCCTACGACGCCCGCGACGGCGACCTGATCCTCGTCACCCACGACCACCACTACGATCCGGACGGGATCCGGCGCGTGGCGGCGTCGGACGCCACGCTCGTCGTCTACGAGGGCGTCGACGCCAAGCGTGCCGGGCGGCCGCCGTCACCCGAGACGCTCGCCGCCGAGGAGGGGTACGATCTGCGTCGGATCGCCGAGGACGAGGCCATCGAGGCCGCCGGCGTTCCGGTCCGGAGCGTCCCGGCGTACAACGACCCCGACGGTCCGCGGGCGAACCCGGACGGATCGGTCACTCACCCCGAGGGGTTCGGCGTCGGCTACCGGTTCGTCGTCGACGGTGTATCGATCCTCTGGCCCGGCGACACCGACGCCCTGCCGGTCCACGACACGCTCGACGTGACCTTGTTCCTCGCGAACATCTCGGGATCGGTCTGTATGGACCGCCGCGAGGCGGCCGCGCTGGCCGAGCGCCTCGGTCCGGAACTGGTCCTCCCGATCCACTACGACACGCAGGCGTTCCTCGGAGCCGACTCGGGGGCCTTTGCCGCCGACGTCGCCGGGCGTGGTGTGCCAGTCGTCCTTGACGAGGGGTGGGACTAGGCGGTCGCTTCGGGCCAGTTGCCGATCCGCCGAAAGGAGACGCCTCCGTCGTCCAGCAGGTCGACCAGCGTGGCGTTACCCCGCGCCACGTCGACGTACTCGCCGCCGAGATGGGCGTCGGGGTGTTCGGCGGGTTCCGGTTCGACGTGGGCGGTGAGTTCTATCCCCTCGGGGTGGTCGTACCCCCGCACGTGGGTCTGCCACCACTCCATCCCGGCGGGGTGGTCGCCGACGTACCGGACCCGCCGCACGTTCAGGATCTCGTTGTGGTAGTGATACGATATTTCCCATCCCGGCTCGAAGAAGCGTTCGCCGAGGAACGCCTCCGCTTCGGGTTCGTCCATCTCCACGACGACGGCCGGGTTCTCGGGTTTGGGCTTCGAGAAAAACGTCTTCCGGACCCACCAGAACGACCGTCTGAGTGCCCGGATCGGCGTCTCGGGCAGGTGACGGAGGCGGCCGCAGTCGGTGTCGAACGCCATATGCCCGGTACGACATGGATCGGGATAACTGTGAACGAACCTATAGGAGTCCCATCTCGGAGAGACGCGTCGGGAGGTACTCGTCGGTGACGAAATCCAGTCCCCGCGAGGCCAGCGCCTGCTGTTCGGCCTTCTTCCCGATATCTAGCTGAAGCTCGATCTGTTCTGTCCAGTAGTCGGTGGTGAAGCGGGGGTCCTCCAGTTCCGACTCCAGTGCGTTCACGTCCGAATCCGCGAGCGGGTCGGTCGGCAGGTCGTACTCGACGATGTCCTCGGGCTGAATGCCGACGAACTCCGCCTCGGGCGTCGCGAGATACTCCGAGAGGTGGGCGCTCTTGATCGAGCCGTAGGCGACGGACCCGTAGATGCGATACGACCAGGGGTCGCCGTCGGTGAAGACCACGACGGGCAATTCGAGTTCGTCGTGGAGCCGTTTGGTGATCCGGCGGGTCGCCCGCGCCGGCTGTCCCTTCAGGTGGACGATCAGGGCGTCGTGGTCGGTGTCGAATCCGTTCTCGACGAGGCGGTCACGCATGCCGCCGGTCTCGACACAGAGGATGAACTCGACGTCGTGGTCCAGGAAGTCGATGGTGTCGGGGTTGTTGGGGATCTGGTAGCCACCCTCGCCGACGTCCTGCTGGCAGTGGATCTCGCGTTCGCCCCGACGGGTCTGCTCGCGCAACTCCAGTGGCCCCATCAGCGTCGCTCCCGACTCCTCCGGGCGCATGTGGAAGTCCTCGCGAGTCACCTCCGAGACGATTTCGAGGTCCTCGATCAGCTGGTTGGACTCGTCCTGATCCGAGAAGGCGGCCTCGTCGGCGTCCCACGACTCGGAGAGGTAGTAGAGTTCACGCAGCGTCGAGGAGCGCCCCTCCGCCAGTTGTCGGGCGAGGAAGTCGATGGTGTAGGTGGCCTTGAGGAGTTTGCGGGCCCCCCGGACCGAGTTGGCCGACCGCGTCGACGTGCGGTCGCCGTAGACCCACACGCCGCTGTCCTCGTCGTACTCGATGTTGCTCTTCGTTCGGGTGGGGAGGGTCATCTCGGGCACCTCTCCCCGGTCGAACTGATCGTAGAACTCCGCCGCGAGGTCGATCAACTGTCGTCGTGCGCGTTCGTCCTGCGAGCTCATTTCAGGCGTTCACCGTGAGTTTCTCGTCTTCGACACCCTCGACGTCTACGTCGAAGGTCGCCTCCTCGCCCACCGCGTAGGTGAGTTCGGCCGTTTCGCCCGCCGACACCGACGGGGACCACTGCACGAACCACTCGCCGTCGACGTCGACCACCGACGCACCGTCGCTCACCGCGGTCGGCTCTGTCGAGACGATGTCCGTCAGTTCGGGCGTCTCCTTTCGCTCCGAGTGGTTTCGCACCGCGAGCGTCACCGTTCCCTCCTCGACGGTCCGCTCGACGATGAGGTTGTTCATGATCCGTCCCAAGGCCCCGTCGATGTTCGGACGCTCGCGGCCGGTCACCTCGGAGAGTTTGTCGGCCATCTCCGGCAGAATGCGTCCCAGCACCTCCTGCTTGCGCCGCCGTTTCTCCAGCGACCGCCGGCGATTGAGATAGGACTTCAGGTCCCGGGCCGCTTCGCGAATGGCGAGTTCGATCTCGTCTTCGATCTCGGGGACGTTGGCCACCGCGTCCTTCGACTCGCTGGTGAAGGGGACGTTCGTCGAGGCGACGTGGATCATCAGGACGGCGGGTCCGGAGGGCAGTCCCCGACCGCCGGGTTGATCTAGGCCGTAGTTGCGCCAGCCGATCTCCTTTACGACGTCCGTGATGGCACACGCCCCGCGCTGGTAGACGAGGGGCACGCGATTGGCGAAACGCATCACGTCCGCCGAGCCGCCGTCCTCCAGATCGCCGCCGTAGGCGATGCCAGCCTCCACGATGAAGGGATCGCCACCGTGGACCTCGGCGTCGCGACTCGCCGCCGCGAAGAAGTCGGCGTCGAACTCCTTGCGCAGGCCGGCCTCCACGAGGTCGGCTGTGATCGGCGAGAGACAGTCCGTCGGCGGTGCGAGGATGTCCGTCTTCCGCATCGCGTCGAGCAGTTCCGAGGCGGTGTCGCGGTCGCCGGCCACCGTCTTCACGTTCGGCAGGTCGTCCGGAACCGTTCGCATGACCGCCCAGCACGCCTCGACGACGTTCCCGCGGGCGGTGTCGCCGAGGGTGACGTCCTCGGCCTCCTCGACCCGGTTTGCCGAACGATCGACGTACGCGACGAGGTCGTCCCGCGTCGCCCGGTGGCGGGGGTCGTCGGCCTCGGCGAACTTGTCGGCGAGACGCTCGGCCAGTCCCCGGATCGTCGCGTCGTCCTTCCGGGTGCTGGTCGCGTCGTCGACGCGGTCGTACAGCGAGGCAGTCAGCAGATCCGACCGCGTGAGTTCGGCCCACGCCGCGTCGACGGCGTTCCCCCGGACCGTGTCGCCGAACGTCTCGTCGAACTCCGCCTCCGCCGTGTCGGCGTGGGTGTCGACGATTTCGACGAGTTCGTGGTGAGCGATCCGCTCGCGGTCGCCGGCCGTCTCCGCGACCCGCTCGGCGAACCGGTCGGTCGCCTCGGCGCTCTTGTTGGCGACAGCGTCGACGACGGCGTCCTCGACGTCCGCCGCGTCGTGCGGGCTCGGCGTCGTCCACGCCATCTCGCGGCCGAAGTGCCGGTCGCGGAAGCGATCACACACCTTGGTCGAGGTTTTCCCGCCGACGCGGGTGAACTCTCCCTGAAGGAACCCGGAGAGTGAGTACGACTCCGTGGCCTCGAGCATCTTCAGGAGCGTGCCGAGTTCGACGCCGTGGGGGTGGGGACGGATCTCCTCGGTCTCGGCGGGCAACCGATCGGTACCCCGCTCGAACTTCAGGGGCTCGTCTAGGCCGGGTTCGCGGAGTTCGACCCGGGCGTGTGGGTTGACGACCGCCGTGTGTTTGACGTAGTCGTGAAGTTGGGTGCGCGCCCGCATGTTCGCTTCCATCTCCAGTTCGATCCGCGTGCCGTGCGGGCGATCCCAAGAAGTGGTCTCCTCGGCTCTGATCTCCGGTTCGTTGTCGTCCGTATCGATGACGAGTTCGAAGTACTCCGCCTCCGCGCTCCCCTGCGTTCGGCTGGTGATCTTCGCGGGCTTGCCCGAGGTGAGCTGTGAGTAAAGGACCGCTGCGGAGATGCCGATCCCCTGCTGACCGCGAGTCTGCTCTCGGCTGTGAAACCGGGAGCCATAGAGCAACTTCCCGAAGACCCGGGGGAGCTGTTCTTTGGTGATTCCCGGTCCGTTGTCCTCGACGACGAGCCGGTAGTAGTCGCCCACCTCGGTGATTTCGACGTAGATGTCGGGTGCGATGCCCGCCTCCTCCGTGGCGTCGAGGGCGTTGTCGACAGCCTCCTTGACCGCCGTCACCAGCCCCCTGGCCCCGGAGTCGAACCCGAGCATGTGCTTGTTCTTTTCGAAGAACTCGGCGATGGAGATGGCCCGCTGGTTCTCGGCCAGCTCCTCGGCGATCCCCCCGTCCTCGCCGAGCGTCGACTGGAACGATGTCATCCGTGGGGTTCGTACCGGGACGACGTTTAAAAGGCCACCGCCAGCGCGGTGAAAGTGAACCGGTGGGCGTGCGCCCGAGCGTTCTCGCTCGGCCCGAGGCCCCGAACGTCGCGGTCGAGGGCCGGCATCGGCGGCAAACGACGAACTCCACTTGTCGATATCCCACCGCAAGTTCGGTTTGGAGGAATCGTAATTGTGGACGCGCGCACGCGTGCGAGCGTTTAAGAGGTGGGGTCGTTTAGGGTGTGTAGGTTCTATGGCTGACGAACAAGAGTACGGAGCCGGGCAGATACAGGTCTTGGAGGGACTCCAGGCCGTCCGGAAGCGCCCGGCGATGTACGTCGGATCGACGGACGACCGTGGCCTTCATCATCTCGTCTACGAAGTCGTCGACAACGCCATCGACGAAGCGCTGGCGGGCTACTGCGACGCCATCCAGGTAACCGTCCACGACGACGGGTCGGTGAGTGTCTCGGACAACGGGCGCGGCATCCCCGTCGACACACACGAGCAGTACGATCGACCGGCCGTGGAGGTCATCATGACCGTCCTCCACGCCGGCGGCAAGTTCGACAACAAGTCCTACCAGGTCTCGGGTGGGCTCCACGGTGTCGGCGTCAGCGTGGTCAACGCCCTCTCGTCGGAACTGGAGGTAGAGATCAAACGCGACGGCGCCCTCTGGCGGCACCGCTTCGAGCGCGGCGAGCCGGTCGCGGACGCGTTCGAACGCGTCCGCGACCTCGAACCGGACGAGGGGACGGGGACGACCGTCCGCTTCTGGCCGGATACCGACATCTTCGAGGGTATCGACTTCTCCTTCGACACCCTGTCGACGCGGCTTCGCGAACTCGCCTTCCTCAACTCCGGTGTCGAGATCGGACTCGACGACGACCGCGACGGCGAGTCGGTCGCCTTCCGTTACGAGGGTGGCATTCGGGAGTTCGTGGAGTATCTCAACGAGACCAAGACCGCCCTCCACGACGACGTGATCTACTTCGACGACGAGACACGGGATATCTCCGTCGAAGTGGCGATGCAGGCGACCGACGAGTTGCAGGGATCGATCCACGCCTTCGCC
This window encodes:
- a CDS encoding 3-isopropylmalate dehydratase small subunit — translated: MKVRRVAGTGVPLRGDDIDTDQIIPARFLKTTTWEGLDEYAFYDARRDDEGELNDHPFNEYRGANLLVVNDNFGCGSSREHAPRALARWGVEAIVGESFAEIFADNCKSLGIPAATTDAETVTELQDFIEENPKAGIELDVVDETVTYDGTTVDVDIPEAMRGALVQGIWDTVALLRSNMDAVDTTAADLPYVDSR
- a CDS encoding isocitrate/isopropylmalate family dehydrogenase, yielding MTETIAVIPGDGIGQEVVPAALRVLDAVADFEYVHVEAGDAVAAERGTPLPEETRAAVTDADATLFGATGETSADVILPLREAVDSFVNVRPARTYPGVDAVQPATDLVILRENTEGVYAGIENRLSEDVSTLTRLVTRTASRRLAQFACDYVTGSDADGITVAHKNNVMRVTDGVFVDTVREVAADRGVDVDDEYMDAMATHLAMDPEEYDVIVCPNLAGDMLSDLAAGLVGGLGLLPSANVGSERGIFEPVHGCAPDIAGEGIANPTATILSAAMLLEFLDRDGAAADVRAAVEATLADGPRTPDLGGTATTETVAAAVVDRLPED
- a CDS encoding DUF7557 family protein, translated to MPQIHLDDETVARLDSLRQEDEEYDEIVTELINIYEAEELTLFHSGDEV
- a CDS encoding DUF5799 family protein — protein: MSNWTDRIVRDRMAVDQEFNGRVQASEFTNQEWGLIMTAVEFEIEHPEDPERARIVPDTENLPQMMPELEKVQQGMGPGGGPEKNGGSGVLDAVRGALGFGDDDEQQRLDAAERLVDEYATQLQRRLEKQDKWADVRDAYRDEN
- the psmB gene encoding archaeal proteasome endopeptidase complex subunit beta, with protein sequence MRTPTNQDFSRTQERLDGGDRPVFGPEIGEFTNTDERLAAADDEDKEMKTGTTTVGLSTEHGVVMATDMRASAGRMVSSKDVQKVEQIHPNAALTIAGSVSAAQSLIRSLRSETSLYETRRGKDMSMEALSTLTSNFLRSGAFFIVSPLLGGVDEDGTHVYSLDPLGGMMEEDYAVSGSGSQYALGVLEQEYDEGLSVEEAKSVAAHAIQSAVERDLASGNGINVAVVTDEGVEITKHKDFESLL
- the ligA gene encoding ATP-dependent DNA ligase LigA yields the protein MDFADFADRVDDIETEPADLEVTSLVAALLDEAGTDLPVVVRLLLGRIVPAWDSTTLDVGPSRCHEALARAAGPNVTADDVAEALAEAGEIGAVAESLDTGGQRGLAAFGETDPDPLTVVEVHDRLRSLAAAHGSGSQDRKVDALFGLFNRADPVPARYLARLVLSEMRIGVGEGTVRDAIAEAFDVPVDAVERALQVTNDYGAVAVRARDEGRPGLDAVDLSVGRPVRAMLAQAGTAADAVEAWDAVAVETKYDGARVQVHHDPGGETAVYSRNMADVTDALPEIVEFVADAVDVPAIIDGEALAVDVSGDPLPFQEVLRRFRRKHDVARMREEVAVELRAFDCLHVDGTDLLDAPLHERRERLEETLPSAVSPLSVTDDPDEIADREADALDAGHEGVMLKNPDATYTPGKRGRNWLKRKPDVETLDLVVTGAEWGEGRRANHLGTFLLSARDDRAGGDDFATIGKVATGISDERLADLSERLEPLIRRQDGTEVSLTPSVVFEVGYEEIQASPTYGSGYALRFPRFVAVREDKGPEDADALSRIERLVAD
- a CDS encoding MBL fold metallo-hydrolase; this translates as MTIRHRDLRVRWLGYATARVADGETTVYTDPGRYGVLTGDWEPPTGLDTRHPAGPAYDARDGDLILVTHDHHYDPDGIRRVAASDATLVVYEGVDAKRAGRPPSPETLAAEEGYDLRRIAEDEAIEAAGVPVRSVPAYNDPDGPRANPDGSVTHPEGFGVGYRFVVDGVSILWPGDTDALPVHDTLDVTLFLANISGSVCMDRREAAALAERLGPELVLPIHYDTQAFLGADSGAFAADVAGRGVPVVLDEGWD
- a CDS encoding DNA topoisomerase IV subunit A — encoded protein: MSSQDERARRQLIDLAAEFYDQFDRGEVPEMTLPTRTKSNIEYDEDSGVWVYGDRTSTRSANSVRGARKLLKATYTIDFLARQLAEGRSSTLRELYYLSESWDADEAAFSDQDESNQLIEDLEIVSEVTREDFHMRPEESGATLMGPLELREQTRRGEREIHCQQDVGEGGYQIPNNPDTIDFLDHDVEFILCVETGGMRDRLVENGFDTDHDALIVHLKGQPARATRRITKRLHDELELPVVVFTDGDPWSYRIYGSVAYGSIKSAHLSEYLATPEAEFVGIQPEDIVEYDLPTDPLADSDVNALESELEDPRFTTDYWTEQIELQLDIGKKAEQQALASRGLDFVTDEYLPTRLSEMGLL